A stretch of the Sulfolobus acidocaldarius SUSAZ genome encodes the following:
- a CDS encoding peptidase M24, with protein sequence MRLQKLDRILEERDVKNAIIIGGANIFYLTGYDYISTDFANTVALIYNDSVPILVVPVLEKNRAQSKVGDKIEIVAYSSYQVSDDVIRGSLVDVISRYIETDRRIAIDMLYSGSMFYLSLSKKISSENLVDVSKDFYIIRAKKEPEELELIKKAGDITSSAMKISSEKIHEESVSEKQLAGLIDMTMRNEGAEEYAFSSIVAFAENSAFPHHIPTDRTIKNGENAVIDIGARYNNYCFDSTRTFVKSNNDEVKKVYEIVLQAQEEAIDAVRDGTRASEIDRIARNVIEKAGYGKYFVHSTGHGVGIEIHEYPSISLSSDAILEENMVITVEPGIYLKGKFGIRIEDTIILTKKKPIVLETIYKYL encoded by the coding sequence ATGAGACTTCAAAAACTGGATAGAATTTTGGAGGAACGAGATGTAAAAAATGCTATTATTATTGGTGGAGCAAATATATTTTATTTAACTGGTTACGATTACATATCAACAGATTTTGCCAATACTGTAGCCTTAATTTATAATGATAGTGTTCCCATTCTTGTAGTTCCGGTTCTAGAGAAAAATAGAGCACAATCTAAGGTAGGAGATAAGATAGAGATAGTTGCATACAGTTCTTATCAAGTTTCTGATGACGTAATTAGGGGTAGTTTAGTGGACGTCATTTCAAGATATATAGAGACTGATAGAAGGATTGCGATAGACATGCTATATTCAGGTTCAATGTTTTATCTTTCCTTATCTAAGAAAATTAGTAGTGAAAATCTTGTGGATGTATCTAAAGATTTTTACATTATAAGAGCTAAGAAAGAGCCTGAAGAACTTGAACTTATAAAGAAAGCAGGGGATATTACGAGTTCGGCTATGAAAATCTCCTCTGAGAAAATTCATGAAGAATCCGTTTCAGAGAAACAGTTAGCAGGATTAATAGATATGACAATGAGGAATGAGGGAGCTGAAGAATATGCATTCTCCTCTATTGTTGCTTTTGCTGAGAATTCCGCTTTTCCACATCATATTCCAACAGATAGAACTATCAAAAATGGTGAAAATGCGGTAATAGATATTGGTGCAAGATATAATAATTATTGCTTTGATAGTACTAGAACTTTCGTTAAGAGTAACAATGATGAAGTAAAGAAAGTCTATGAAATAGTCCTTCAAGCCCAAGAAGAAGCAATAGACGCAGTGCGAGATGGAACAAGAGCATCAGAAATCGATAGGATAGCTAGAAATGTAATAGAGAAAGCGGGATACGGTAAATATTTCGTTCATTCGACTGGTCATGGTGTAGGAATAGAGATTCATGAGTATCCTTCCATTTCATTGAGTTCTGATGCTATACTTGAAGAGAATATGGTAATTACAGTAGAGCCAGGTATTTACCTTAAAGGAAAGTTCGGAATTAGAATTGAAGATACAATAATTCTCACAAAGAAGAAACCTATCGTACTTGAGACTATTTATAAGTATCTATAA
- a CDS encoding MarR family transcripitonal regulator: MSDSKNKIINILKNYGELSQSDLVKLSQMSKSRVSEILSELEKDGIIERRRLIGKNLAIRLSSSKFLSIGIIKAAEYPFVVPFVRSLRDKGFIVDVKIYNNGLDLTRDLATGKIDMGFSPLVTQLIFQKIFNDFKIIAGGARGGGAIVGNSLDSYIGSTALSSMELWTMLFDPHLDIVEYESPEHLIMSLNTKRTNAISIWEPYPTILTRNGYKILHRFDEHNCCTLAVNTKLDSEFLLKIYYDSFEKFLSQKDRWIQDYSNLVGIEYNILKEATNNYIFDPIIDLEYIKKNLRRNNVLV, encoded by the coding sequence TTGAGTGATTCGAAAAATAAAATAATTAATATCCTAAAAAATTACGGTGAGTTATCACAATCAGATTTAGTGAAACTTAGTCAAATGTCTAAGAGTAGAGTATCGGAGATATTATCAGAATTGGAGAAAGATGGTATAATTGAAAGAAGAAGACTAATAGGAAAGAACTTAGCAATCAGATTATCTTCTAGCAAATTTTTGAGTATTGGTATAATAAAGGCTGCTGAATATCCTTTTGTGGTTCCTTTCGTAAGGTCTTTAAGAGATAAGGGATTCATTGTTGATGTGAAAATTTACAATAATGGTTTAGATCTAACGAGAGACTTAGCTACAGGAAAAATAGATATGGGTTTCTCGCCCCTGGTTACTCAATTAATATTTCAAAAAATTTTCAATGATTTTAAGATAATTGCAGGAGGAGCAAGGGGAGGAGGTGCAATAGTAGGAAATAGCCTGGACAGTTACATAGGCTCTACTGCATTATCTAGTATGGAATTATGGACAATGCTCTTTGACCCTCATCTAGATATTGTAGAGTATGAGAGTCCTGAACATTTAATTATGTCGTTAAATACCAAAAGAACTAATGCCATAAGTATATGGGAGCCCTATCCCACCATACTTACGAGAAATGGATATAAGATTCTTCATAGATTTGATGAGCATAATTGTTGTACATTAGCTGTTAATACTAAGTTAGATTCAGAATTTTTATTAAAAATATACTACGATAGTTTTGAGAAGTTTCTATCACAAAAGGATAGATGGATACAGGATTATTCAAACCTTGTTGGAATAGAATATAATATTTTAAAAGAAGCTACAAATAATTATATTTTTGATCCAATTATAGATTTAGAATATATTAAAAAGAATCTTAGAAGAAATAATGTTTTGGTGTAG
- a CDS encoding GTP cyclohydrolase has protein sequence MEQESLNQERLVEEIAKRVKEILQLIGEDTEREGLKETPERVAKALLEMTSALRSPQPYIKVFSLAENENSSVEDQIVLVKDISFSSLCEHHLLPIIGKVHVAYVVGKSGKVAGLSKIIRLVNYYASRPQIQERLVEQIAEAIMKSDIQPKGVMVIGDALHMCTYVRGVKDREASLISLSTRGIFSTKPSLKSQVFRLINTSKKSSTFL, from the coding sequence ATGGAACAGGAAAGTTTAAATCAAGAAAGACTCGTTGAGGAAATTGCAAAGAGAGTCAAGGAGATTCTACAGCTTATTGGTGAAGATACTGAAAGAGAGGGACTTAAGGAAACACCAGAGAGAGTAGCAAAGGCTTTACTTGAAATGACGTCAGCTTTGAGATCTCCTCAACCCTATATAAAGGTATTTTCCTTAGCAGAAAATGAAAATTCCAGTGTAGAAGATCAAATAGTTCTAGTAAAGGATATTTCGTTTTCGTCATTATGTGAACATCATTTACTGCCAATAATAGGAAAGGTCCATGTTGCATATGTTGTTGGTAAGAGCGGAAAAGTAGCTGGCTTAAGTAAAATAATAAGGCTTGTAAATTATTATGCGTCAAGACCACAGATCCAGGAAAGACTAGTGGAACAAATTGCAGAAGCCATTATGAAGAGCGATATTCAACCGAAAGGAGTTATGGTAATTGGAGATGCATTGCATATGTGTACTTATGTTAGAGGGGTAAAGGATAGGGAAGCTAGCTTAATATCATTATCCACTAGAGGAATATTCAGCACGAAACCTTCCTTGAAGAGTCAGGTATTTAGGCTGATTAACACGTCTAAGAAGTCATCAACTTTTTTATGA
- a CDS encoding molybdenum cofactor biosynthesis protein MoaA: protein MKDVYGRELEDLRITLTHACNFTCFFCHMEGENDGDSLLSADQISLVAQIGMEFGIRTVKLTGGEPTLRRDLPEIISKLKEVGIKEVSMTTNGYLLKELAGKLKDAGLDRVNISLHSIDPVIFKEVTGVNVLSKVVEGIEEAKKVGLRPLKLNYVVTRKNAKGVFEFINFASGSNIDEIHLIELHPVGLGKEAFYTHVDMLDIEGRLNEDCTLIEIRNKHKRPRYKCGNLVVEVVKPYANPIFCSGCNRIRLTVDGKLKTCLYRDDKVIDISDIIKSSYSIIEKEELLREAYRLAILIREPNFRFKYETSKTG, encoded by the coding sequence ATGAAAGACGTTTATGGTAGGGAATTAGAAGATTTAAGAATTACACTTACCCATGCTTGCAATTTCACTTGCTTCTTTTGCCATATGGAAGGAGAAAATGATGGTGATAGTCTGTTAAGTGCAGATCAAATTAGCCTAGTTGCTCAGATAGGAATGGAATTCGGGATAAGGACTGTGAAACTCACAGGCGGAGAACCTACATTAAGAAGAGATTTACCCGAAATAATATCTAAGTTGAAAGAGGTTGGTATAAAAGAAGTCTCCATGACCACTAATGGATATTTGTTAAAAGAATTAGCTGGGAAATTAAAGGACGCAGGGTTAGATCGAGTTAATATTAGTCTGCATTCTATAGATCCAGTCATTTTTAAAGAGGTGACAGGAGTTAATGTTCTAAGTAAAGTTGTCGAAGGAATAGAAGAGGCTAAGAAAGTAGGATTAAGACCATTAAAACTAAATTACGTTGTAACAAGAAAGAATGCTAAAGGTGTATTTGAGTTTATTAATTTTGCAAGTGGCAGTAATATAGACGAAATTCACCTAATAGAGTTACATCCAGTAGGTTTAGGTAAAGAGGCTTTCTATACTCACGTTGATATGTTAGATATTGAAGGTCGCTTGAACGAGGATTGTACTTTGATAGAGATCAGAAATAAACACAAGAGACCAAGATATAAGTGTGGAAATCTTGTGGTTGAAGTTGTTAAACCTTACGCCAATCCTATATTTTGTAGTGGTTGTAACAGAATAAGGCTCACAGTAGACGGAAAATTAAAAACATGCTTATACAGAGATGATAAGGTTATAGATATTAGCGACATCATTAAAAGTAGTTACAGCATAATAGAAAAGGAAGAGTTATTAAGGGAGGCATATAGATTAGCAATTCTAATAAGGGAGCCAAACTTTAGATTTAAGTATGAGACTTCAAAAACTGGATAG